In a single window of the Chiloscyllium punctatum isolate Juve2018m chromosome 25, sChiPun1.3, whole genome shotgun sequence genome:
- the sybl1 gene encoding vesicle-associated membrane protein 7 isoform X2: MAILFAVVARGTTILAKNAWCGGNFLEVTEQILSKIPSENNKLTYSHGNYLFHYICQERIIYLCITDDDFERSRAFTFLNEIKKRFQTTYGSRAQTALPYAMNSEFSSVLAAQMKHLSENKKSDRVLETQAQVDELKGIMVRNIDLVAQRGEKLELLIDKTENLVDSSVTFKTTSRNLARAMCMKNLKLTIIIAIVAIVRFTVLPPLLQMHLIQALLLSYLSGRYICLLLGLLSSATTPCAWTHITIQKL; encoded by the exons ATGGCTATCTTGTTTGCAGTAGTTGCAAGAGGCACTACCATCCTTGCAAAGaatgcctggtgtggagggaatttTTTGGAAGTGACTGAACAGATACTATCAAAAATACCATCAGAAAATAATAAACTGACTTATTCCCATGGAAA TTACTTATTCCATTATATTTGCCAAGAGAGGATAATATACTTGTGTATCACAGATGAT GATTTTGAGCGATCAAGAGCATTTACTTTTCtaaatgaaataaagaaaagaTTTCAAACTACATATGGATCAAGGGCACAAACAGCCTTGCCTTATGCAATGAACAGCGAATTCTCCAGTGTGTTAGCTGCACAAATG AAACATTTGTCAGAAAACAAGAAATCTGATCGTGTTTTGGAGACTCAAGCGCAGGTTGATGAGTTGAAAGGAATCATGGTCAGAAATATTG ATTTGGTAGCACAAAGAGGAGAAAAATTAGAGTTGTTAATTGACAAAACTGAAAATTTAGTGGATTCT TCGGTCACATTTAAAACCACCAGTAGGAACCTGGCCAGAGCGATGTGTATGAAAAACCTCAAGTTGACAATAATTATCGCCATCGTAGCAATT GTTCGCTTTACTGTGCTGCCACCACTCCTCCAAATGCACTTGATCCAGGCACTACTCCTTAGCTATTTATCTGGAAGGTACATTTGTTTGCTCCTAGGTTTGCTTTCCTCTGCTACCACTCCATGTGCTTGGACTCATATAACCATTCAAAAACTGTGA
- the sybl1 gene encoding vesicle-associated membrane protein 7 isoform X4 gives MAILFAVVARGTTILAKNAWCGGNFLEVTEQILSKIPSENNKLTYSHGNYLFHYICQERIIYLCITDDDFERSRAFTFLNEIKKRFQTTYGSRAQTALPYAMNSEFSSVLAAQMKHLSENKKSDRVLETQAQVDELKGIMVRNIDLVAQRGEKLELLIDKTENLVDSSVTFKTTSRNLARAMCMKNLKLTIIIAIVAIE, from the exons ATGGCTATCTTGTTTGCAGTAGTTGCAAGAGGCACTACCATCCTTGCAAAGaatgcctggtgtggagggaatttTTTGGAAGTGACTGAACAGATACTATCAAAAATACCATCAGAAAATAATAAACTGACTTATTCCCATGGAAA TTACTTATTCCATTATATTTGCCAAGAGAGGATAATATACTTGTGTATCACAGATGAT GATTTTGAGCGATCAAGAGCATTTACTTTTCtaaatgaaataaagaaaagaTTTCAAACTACATATGGATCAAGGGCACAAACAGCCTTGCCTTATGCAATGAACAGCGAATTCTCCAGTGTGTTAGCTGCACAAATG AAACATTTGTCAGAAAACAAGAAATCTGATCGTGTTTTGGAGACTCAAGCGCAGGTTGATGAGTTGAAAGGAATCATGGTCAGAAATATTG ATTTGGTAGCACAAAGAGGAGAAAAATTAGAGTTGTTAATTGACAAAACTGAAAATTTAGTGGATTCT TCGGTCACATTTAAAACCACCAGTAGGAACCTGGCCAGAGCGATGTGTATGAAAAACCTCAAGTTGACAATAATTATCGCCATCGTAGCAATT GAATAA
- the sybl1 gene encoding vesicle-associated membrane protein 7 isoform X1, whose protein sequence is MAILFAVVARGTTILAKNAWCGGNFLEVTEQILSKIPSENNKLTYSHGNYLFHYICQERIIYLCITDDDFERSRAFTFLNEIKKRFQTTYGSRAQTALPYAMNSEFSSVLAAQMKHLSENKKSDRVLETQAQVDELKGIMVRNIDLVAQRGEKLELLIDKTENLVDSSVTFKTTSRNLARAMCMKNLKLTIIIAIVAISQSGCYFPTTTLIPGTAGYKDTYIRLQLCLQHYNPLQTNLKTPGPRYLLHPLQPDPQLPKPQTAIREGRQLHLFHDNSQ, encoded by the exons ATGGCTATCTTGTTTGCAGTAGTTGCAAGAGGCACTACCATCCTTGCAAAGaatgcctggtgtggagggaatttTTTGGAAGTGACTGAACAGATACTATCAAAAATACCATCAGAAAATAATAAACTGACTTATTCCCATGGAAA TTACTTATTCCATTATATTTGCCAAGAGAGGATAATATACTTGTGTATCACAGATGAT GATTTTGAGCGATCAAGAGCATTTACTTTTCtaaatgaaataaagaaaagaTTTCAAACTACATATGGATCAAGGGCACAAACAGCCTTGCCTTATGCAATGAACAGCGAATTCTCCAGTGTGTTAGCTGCACAAATG AAACATTTGTCAGAAAACAAGAAATCTGATCGTGTTTTGGAGACTCAAGCGCAGGTTGATGAGTTGAAAGGAATCATGGTCAGAAATATTG ATTTGGTAGCACAAAGAGGAGAAAAATTAGAGTTGTTAATTGACAAAACTGAAAATTTAGTGGATTCT TCGGTCACATTTAAAACCACCAGTAGGAACCTGGCCAGAGCGATGTGTATGAAAAACCTCAAGTTGACAATAATTATCGCCATCGTAGCAATT AGCCAAAGTGGATGCTATTTCCCTACCACTACACTCATCCCAGGAACAGCTGGAtacaaggacacctacatcagactacagctctgccttcaacactatAATCCACTCCAGACTAATCTCAAAACTCCAGGACCGAggtatctgctccaccctctgcaaccgGATCCTCAGCTTCCTAAGCCACAGACCGCAATCAGAGAAGGTAGACAACTGCACCTCTTCCACGATAACTCTCAATAG
- the sybl1 gene encoding vesicle-associated membrane protein 7 isoform X3 → MAILFAVVARGTTILAKNAWCGGNFLEVTEQILSKIPSENNKLTYSHGNYLFHYICQERIIYLCITDDDFERSRAFTFLNEIKKRFQTTYGSRAQTALPYAMNSEFSSVLAAQMKHLSENKKSDRVLETQAQVDELKGIMVRNIDLVAQRGEKLELLIDKTENLVDSSVTFKTTSRNLARAMCMKNLKLTIIIAIVAIVVVYIIVSAACGGLSWPTCIKK, encoded by the exons ATGGCTATCTTGTTTGCAGTAGTTGCAAGAGGCACTACCATCCTTGCAAAGaatgcctggtgtggagggaatttTTTGGAAGTGACTGAACAGATACTATCAAAAATACCATCAGAAAATAATAAACTGACTTATTCCCATGGAAA TTACTTATTCCATTATATTTGCCAAGAGAGGATAATATACTTGTGTATCACAGATGAT GATTTTGAGCGATCAAGAGCATTTACTTTTCtaaatgaaataaagaaaagaTTTCAAACTACATATGGATCAAGGGCACAAACAGCCTTGCCTTATGCAATGAACAGCGAATTCTCCAGTGTGTTAGCTGCACAAATG AAACATTTGTCAGAAAACAAGAAATCTGATCGTGTTTTGGAGACTCAAGCGCAGGTTGATGAGTTGAAAGGAATCATGGTCAGAAATATTG ATTTGGTAGCACAAAGAGGAGAAAAATTAGAGTTGTTAATTGACAAAACTGAAAATTTAGTGGATTCT TCGGTCACATTTAAAACCACCAGTAGGAACCTGGCCAGAGCGATGTGTATGAAAAACCTCAAGTTGACAATAATTATCGCCATCGTAGCAATT GTAGTCGTTTACATCATTGTATCAGCAGCATGTGGTGGTCTCTCATGGCCAACTTGCATCAAGAAATGA